A window of Hugenholtzia roseola DSM 9546 genomic DNA:
CGCTTAGGCTGCAAAGTCTGGGGGTCATAGTTAGAAAAAAGTGGCAGCATGCCCGAAACGGTTTGCACCTCGCCATTGCCATCTACAAATTGATAGCCTGCAATATATTTATAGACTTCTTTTGAGATGTTGGTATTATTGCAAACGACAATAAAGACAGGAAGCGGATTGAAGACGTTGGCAATCATTTCGCCGCCCTTCCGTTTGCCTTTGTCATAATTTTCGTAATGCCCATAAAACTGTGTAAAGGCGTTATTGAGTAGCGTAGGCAAATTTACCTTTCGTTTTTCCTGCTCTGTATGCAGCTCTTTTTTCGAGTTTTTAGGCAGTTCGTCTTTGATGTGTTCGTAAAGTTTTCGAAATTTGGCATAGAGAAGTTCTTGCGAATCGTCTGTTTCAGGCAAAATCGGAATCTTGATAATGCCACTCTCCATTGCTTCCAACAAGCCAAAATCGGTTACAATCCAAGGAAAAAAACTGTAAGGCTCATAGCCTGACCCTTTGAGATAGTAGGGTGTTGCGGAAAGGTCGTAAATGGTGCGTATCTTGAAAAGTCGGTGCATCTCTCTCAACCCACTAAACCAGACCGCTGCCTTCTGATTTTCGTCATCAAAGCCGTCTTCTACCTTTCCGTTAGATTTGGGCAGGTAGCAGTGGTGAGCTTCATCATTCAAGACCAATACCCTGCTGTTGGGTCTGAAATCTTTTAAAACGCGCTTAATAGCCTTAGCGGGGCTTTCCTTTCCCTCATTATTTTTTGTGCCATCGCTGTTTATTTTTCCATCGAAGGGTGTTTTTTTATTGCCTTGTAGGGCTTTTGGCTCGAAGGCATGGTAGTTGGTAATGACTAAATGCGCATTTAGGTTTTTTAGCTTTTCGCGCCATTTAAAGGGTACAAGGTCGCGCTGTGCGTAATAATCTTGTGCCTCTCTTAGGTGCTTGCTCTTGACATCTACAAAAAGGACAGAAAGCCTATCGCGAATGGTTACGCCCGGTGCCACGACAAGGAAGTTGTCGGCAAAGATAGGATTGCGCGGGTCTCTCTCCCTATTGAAAAAATGATAACAAATCAGACAAGCCATCACAACGGTTTTTCCCGAACCTGTCGCCATCTTAAAGGCAATACGTGGCAGTTGCTCCTCTACAAAGACACTTGGTGTTTTCTGTGCTTCCTCCAAACTTTCCAAGATGCGATTCCCACTATTAGACTTTCTTGCCACTTCATTGAGCCAAATGGCTGTTTCTACGGCTTCTCTTTGTGCAAAAAATAGCTTTTTGGTAACGATTCTTTCGGGGTTGTCAAACCAATACTGCAAAAGCTCTTTCGTAACCGCCGTTGTGTGAGGGTAACCCTCTTTTCTCCACTTCCCTACTTCGTGCCTACAAAGATTGATAAGATGCTCCTGCTTGCTTATCAATTTTAAGTTGGCTTCATACTGCCCCTTTTTTTTAGCAGGCAGAGTAGGCGCGTAAGGATTAAAAGGTCTTCGTCCTTTCAACACTTCACTGTTATCGAGTTCGCCTTTGCTATCTATGCGATAATGCAGCGTTGGTTCTTCATAGGGATTATTGAGAATCGGGCTTTTTTTCAACATAGCAAGAAGTTTCTAAATTAAATAGGGAGTTCTAAGTTTTGATATTAGCGTTTTGATATTAGCCAAAAAACGCTTGCAAGATAGCATTTTTGATTTACAAATAAAAAAAATAAACCCAACAACCGTCGAGAAAGAAGAAACGTAGTAACGTAGCCCTGTTAAACTCTAAAAATCAGACCCAAAGATAGGCACAAGGCAGTGCCTTGTCCCTACCTTTGTTTCGTTAGCCTCAGTCATTGGCGAGGACAACGGCATAGGCAAAAAACCTCGACGACGGCTAACAGCCTCGTCGACGGTTGAACGGCGAAGCTGGAGCTTCGCGCTACAGTTGTCATTTTTTTTGTATCTTTCGAATCCAAAAGCCTATCAAAAAAATACGAACCGATGGCAAAGAAAGTAAAAACCGCTTATTTCTGCCAACACTGCGGACATGAGTCGCCCAAATGGATGGGCAAGTGTCCTGCCTGTGAGGAGTGGAATACCTTTGTAGAAGAGCTTGTCGATAAGCAGGAAAGTGCTGCCAAAAAGCTATGGAAA
This region includes:
- a CDS encoding BPTD_3080 family restriction endonuclease; translated protein: MLKKSPILNNPYEEPTLHYRIDSKGELDNSEVLKGRRPFNPYAPTLPAKKKGQYEANLKLISKQEHLINLCRHEVGKWRKEGYPHTTAVTKELLQYWFDNPERIVTKKLFFAQREAVETAIWLNEVARKSNSGNRILESLEEAQKTPSVFVEEQLPRIAFKMATGSGKTVVMACLICYHFFNRERDPRNPIFADNFLVVAPGVTIRDRLSVLFVDVKSKHLREAQDYYAQRDLVPFKWREKLKNLNAHLVITNYHAFEPKALQGNKKTPFDGKINSDGTKNNEGKESPAKAIKRVLKDFRPNSRVLVLNDEAHHCYLPKSNGKVEDGFDDENQKAAVWFSGLREMHRLFKIRTIYDLSATPYYLKGSGYEPYSFFPWIVTDFGLLEAMESGIIKIPILPETDDSQELLYAKFRKLYEHIKDELPKNSKKELHTEQEKRKVNLPTLLNNAFTQFYGHYENYDKGKRKGGEMIANVFNPLPVFIVVCNNTNISKEVYKYIAGYQFVDGNGEVQTVSGMLPLFSNYDPQTLQPKRKPPTLLIDSKALEEADLIDDTFRKTFERQIQNFKDEHTQLYGQGEKVSDAQILREVVNTVGRQNKLGEHVRCVVSVAMLTEGWDANTVTHVMGIRAFGSQLLCEQVAGRALRRVNYVLQGYDKYGNPTDDKRKIVVEKFPPEYAYIIGIPFDFKSQTKKEDEQAEGTTTTYHHVYAIPEREKQYQLILPNVEGYKTEYLEGKLSYDFAGVEDFEITPMPTVTEMASPLLNSVEKLNIESVLQRRTQQLIFHITRWVLHYHFSDENQNPYFHKFEEVRRIVEFWYQNKIKVFNHKSERYKKQLFFEDPKRMADHIARGINPARNTTEFIRPIFNYYNPFISTSEINGYTKQDVFPTQKSHANLVAMDSDWEGIAAKTLEEIPQVVAYVKNHFLKFEIPYLKAGKPAKYRPDFIAKIQKGDKTYMLIIEISGMSQDKDEKKWFLTQKWLPAVNAVRHQPQHQYPQWHFIEISQDIRDIRVELMDKIESL